The Streptomyces noursei ATCC 11455 sequence CCGTGGACGCCGGTGCGCAGCACCGCCAGCCGCTCGTGGAGTTCGGCGACCTCCTCCTTGAGCGCCTCGGCCTGTTCCTGGAGGACCTCCCGCTCGGCGACCAGCCGCTGCCGGCCGCCGACCAACCGCTTGCGCTCGCCCTCCAGCTCGGCGCCGCGCCGGGCGGCCTCGGCGACCTGGGCGTGCAGCGCGTTGACGGAGCGGACGGCGGCGGCGTACTCGTCGTTGCGGCCCTTGTAGCCGATGGGCTCCTCGTGGCCGGGGTCGGCCGCCAGCCGCTTGGCGCCGATCCGCAGCGCGGCCAGCGGCTGGGTCATCGTGCGGGCGGCCCAGATGCCGGTGCCGACGGCCACCAGGAGGCAGAGCCCCTCCAGGCCGACGGCGATCTCCAGGTCCGTCACGTCGTCGTCGCGCAGTTGGCCCAGGCGCTGGATCTCGGCGGTGGCGATGGCCGATTCGACGCCCCGCATCAGGCCGACCCGGGCGGTCAGGGCGGCCTGTACCCGGCGCCGGCTGAGGGCCAGGTCCGTGGCGTCCAGGAACGGCTGGTCGGTCAGCTTGGTCAGGTAGCGCTCGGCGGTGTCGACGTCGGTGCCGTTGACGGTGCGCTGGAAGCGGTCCCTGGCGTCCTGGCTCGCGGCCTGGTTGAAGTCGCCGAGGGCGCCCTGCTCGCGGATGTGGGCGACCTGTGCGGCGGCGGTCAGCCGGGGCTGGGCGCCGCCCGCCTTGAGCCCGGCGAGCAGCAGCGCGCGGGTGCCGGCGGCCTGGTCGGCGGCCCGGCCGAGGGCGGGCAGCGCCAGGGTGTCGGCGGCCCCGCCGTCGGCCCGGGCGGGCAGGCCGCGGGCGATGTCGTCACTGATCGTGCCGAGTGCCGCGACGGCCGCGCTGTATTCGTCGTAGACCTGCTCGGCGGTGGCGGGCCCGGCCAGCGCCTTCTGGCGGGTCTCGGGGAGCTGCTTGAGGAGCTTGTCGGCGGCGGCGAACGCGGCGGTGTCCCCGGCCACGCCCTGGGCCTGGCCGCGCAGTTCGTCGATCTGCCGGTCCACCTGGGCGCGCTGGGAGTCGGTGGGGGCCTGGGTGACGTTGCGGCCGGTGCGGCCGGCGGCGACGTACGCGGTCATCGCGTCGCGCTCGTCGGCGAGGGTGTGCGCGAGGGTGACGGCGTGCGCGTTCAGCCCGGCCAGGTCGACGAGGTGCTGACTGCCACCGGCGTTGTCGGCGGCGGTCAGCACGGCGGGGGCGCCGGCTCCCAGGACGGCCACGGCGACCACGGCCACGGCCCCCATGAGCCGGTTGCGGACCCGCGCGGGACGCCGTCCCGAGCCGGTCGCGTCGTCGCCCGTCGTGCCCGATCCCGCACCGGGTGCCGTGCCCGGTACCGAGACCGATCCGGCCGGTGACCCCGGCTTCCCTGCGCCGCCCCGAAGCCGCTTCTTCCGCACCGCTGCTCGCATTCCTAATCTCGCCTGCCCACGCCGTGTCGGCGTCGCGGATCCGGCTCGCTCACCGCTCGCGGGGCGGATCTGCGCGAAGACCGCGGCAGCGCACAATTCCGCGAAAGGGGAACAGCCCGGCTCTGCGCGTCGCGACGAACGTCCTGACCACCCCGGTTACTCCGGGAATCGACCATTCCACCGGCGCCGCGCAGTGGCTCGGCAACACATGCCCGGCCACCTGAACGAGTGAACAGCAATCGGAGTTTGGGCATCAACTTCCATGCGGCATCAGTTTCGGCCGCAACCTTGCGCAACCCCCCGACGGGTTTGGAGATGCGTGCCGGTCCTGGAAGGATGCCCGCCCGCAGCCGGCACCGGGCGCCTCGCGCACATGGGGGCCACTATCTCCCCACCTTCCGATGCGACGGCCGGTCACCGGGCCTTTTCGGCCACCTCCGGCAGACTTTCCGGTATGCGCATCGCACTCGCCACCGACCCGGGCGATCCCCAACGCCCCAACGAGGACTACGCGTCGGTCGCCCTGCCGGCCTCCGGCGACGGCGGCGCCCTGGTGCTGCTGGACGGGGTGACCCCTCCGGAGGGGGACTGCGGCTGTGTCCATTCCGTGCCGTGGTTCACCGCGCGACTCGGGGGCGCAATGCTCGAACTGTCGGTTTCACGCCGCGATATGACGTTGACTGAGGCGCTCGCCGCGGCCGTGACCAGAACGGCCGCGGCACACCGCGACACCTGTGACCTTTCTCACCCTCGTACGCCGCAGGCGACGGTGGTCGCCGCGCGCTGGTCCCGGGAGACCGTGGAGCACCTGGTGTTGTCCGATTCCGTACTGCTCCTGGAGAAGGCGGACGGCTCGGTGCATCCCGTGCGGGACACCCGGCTCGACGGCCTCCCGCCCGCGGTCCGCGCGCGGCGCGCGGCGGTCCGGGCGCTGCCCCGCGGATCCGCCGAACGCGCCGCCGCGGCCCGGGAGTACGTCCGTGCGGTGGAGGCGCTGCGCAACGCCGAGGGCGGTTTCTTCACCGCCGCCGCCGATCCGTCGGTGGCCGCCCGCGCGCTGACCGGCGCCACCCCGCGCGCCGGGCTCCGCTCGCTGACGGCGCTCAGCGACGGCGCGGGCCGCTGGGTGGAGGTCTTCCGCGCGGGCTCCTGGGCCCAGTGCGCGGCGCTGGTCGCCGAGGCCGGGCCGCAGGCGCTGATCGACCGGGTGCGGGAACTGGAGGCGGCGGACCCGGAGGGCACCGCGCACCCACGGGGGAAGACCCGGGACGACGCGGCGGTGATCCACGTCGCGCCGTGACAACAGGGCCGGGGAATGCCCTAGCCTTCCTGCCCCTCGCGCTCACCCGCCGGTTCGCCCTCGTGCTCGCCCTCCTGCTCCGCGTTCAGTCGGTGCAGGAGACGGGCGAGTTCGGCGACCTCGGCACGGTCCCAGGAGGCGAGGCGGCGGGCGTAGCGGGCGCGGCGGGCGGTGCGGACGCGGTTGAAGCGGTCCCGGCCCTCGTCGGTGATCCGCACCAGGACCGCGCGGCCGTCGGCCGGGTCGGGTGCGCGGGCGACCAGCCCGAGCCGTTCCAGGGCGTGCAGTTGGCGGCTTATGGTCGCCTTGCCGACGCCGAAGAAGGCGGCGAGGTCGGTGGCGCGCTGGGCGCCGGCGTCGGCGAGCCGCACCAGCAGGCCGTAGGCGGCCGGTTCGAGGTCGGGGTGGACCTCGCGGGAGAGCTCGCCGGAGGAGGCGCGGGCGCGGCGCAGAAACACCGCCAATTCCCGTTCCAGGGACAGGAATGCGGGGTCCACACCCATCGGCTCGCCGTCCGCCGTGGTACCGCCGGCTCCGGTCTCGTGCACGTCAGCACCCTTTCCCGCGTTGTCCCGCTCGTCCAACAAATCCCCCGTCGTGTTCGCCCCGCGTTTCCGTCCGGCTGAAATTTTCTGTCCCGGGTGGGTGGAACCGCAGTTGGGCCAGTATTTCGCAGGAGTAGACCAACGGCAGCCCGCGGCCCCCTTTTGCCACGGGGTTCTACGCGCGTATCGTCATTTCTGGCATGACCACACCAAATGTGGTGCCGGTACCTCCCCCCTCAGAGGTCACTTCCTTCTCGGAGTCACCGCATCGAGATCCACCGAGATCTACGGAGGCACGTAAATGCCCGTGCTCAGATCCGGCTCCCCCCACCGCTCCGTGCGCTCCCGCGCGACCGTGGCCGGGACCCTCCTCGCGACCGTCTCCCTCCTCGTCGGCCTGCCCGGCACGGCCGGTGCCGCCGCCACCGCGCGCGCACCCGAACCCCGCCACCCCGAATTGGACTGGGCCGGCTCCCAGATCGCCAGGCACGAGGGCACCAAGGGCGGTGCCCTCCCGTCGCCCTCGCTGGCCGCGACCGTCGAGGGCGTGGACGTCAGCAGCCACAACGGCAACGTCGCCTGGTCGACGCTGTGGAACAGCGGCGTGAAGTTCGCCTACGTCAAGGCCACCGAGTCCACCAGCTACACCAATCCCTACTTCGCGCAGCAGTACAACGGCTCCTACAACAGCGGCATGATCCGCGGCGCGTACCACTTCGCCACGCCCGACACCTCCAGCGGCGCCGCCCAGGCCAACTACTTCGTCGACCACGGCGGCGGCTGGTCCAAGGACGGCAGGACACTGCCCGGCGCGCTGGACATGGAGTACAACCCCTACGGCGCCACCTGTTACGGGCTGAGCGCGGCCGGGCTGGTGAACTGGATGAAGGACTGGTTCGCCACCTACAAGGCGCGCACCGGCCGGGACGCGGTCGTCTACACCTCCACCGGCTGGTGGAAGCAGTGCACCGGCAACTCCGACGCCTTCGGCAGCATCAACCCGCTGTGGATCCCCCGCTACGGCTCCTCGGCCGGCGAACTCCCGGCCGGCTGGGGCTTCCACACCATCTGGCAGTACACCTCGACCGGCCCGACGGTCGGTGACCACAACAAGTTCAACGGGGCCTACGACCGGCTCCAGGCGCTGGCCGACGGCTGACGCGCGGCGGGCCGGCCCGTCCCCCTGGCGAGGGGCGGGCCGGCCCGTGCCGGACGTCACCGACCGTGCGCTACGCCGCGACCGGGACCTCCGGCCGCCGGCCGTTCGCGGCCGGCGTCAGGGCCAGTTCCAGCACCTGCCGGACGTCCGCGACCGGGTGCACCTCTAGCGCTTCGAGGACCTCGGCCGGGACGTCGTCCAGGTCCGGTTCGTTGCGCTTGGGGATGATCACGGTGGTGATGCCGGCCCGGTGCGCCGCCAACAGCTTCTGCTTGACGCCGCCGATCGGCAGCACCCGCCCGGTGAGCGAGACCTCACCGGTCATCGCCACGTCCGGACGGACCTGCCGGCCCGACAGCAGCGAGGCCAGCGCGGTGGTCATCGTGATGCCCGCGCTGGGGCCGTCCTTGGGGACGGCGCCGGCCGGGACGTGCAGA is a genomic window containing:
- a CDS encoding MarR family winged helix-turn-helix transcriptional regulator; the protein is MHETGAGGTTADGEPMGVDPAFLSLERELAVFLRRARASSGELSREVHPDLEPAAYGLLVRLADAGAQRATDLAAFFGVGKATISRQLHALERLGLVARAPDPADGRAVLVRITDEGRDRFNRVRTARRARYARRLASWDRAEVAELARLLHRLNAEQEGEHEGEPAGEREGQEG
- a CDS encoding lysozyme, with product MPVLRSGSPHRSVRSRATVAGTLLATVSLLVGLPGTAGAAATARAPEPRHPELDWAGSQIARHEGTKGGALPSPSLAATVEGVDVSSHNGNVAWSTLWNSGVKFAYVKATESTSYTNPYFAQQYNGSYNSGMIRGAYHFATPDTSSGAAQANYFVDHGGGWSKDGRTLPGALDMEYNPYGATCYGLSAAGLVNWMKDWFATYKARTGRDAVVYTSTGWWKQCTGNSDAFGSINPLWIPRYGSSAGELPAGWGFHTIWQYTSTGPTVGDHNKFNGAYDRLQALADG